The following are from one region of the Trichoderma breve strain T069 chromosome 5, whole genome shotgun sequence genome:
- a CDS encoding synaptobrevin domain-containing protein — MADAPYDPYVPKNGAPGEDNSKTGNLQRQIDETVKVMHDNMNKVAQRGQNLDALQDKTNNLAESAQDFRRGANRVRKAMWWKDMKMRVCIVVGIILLLVVIIVPSGTFLSALDHPS; from the exons ATGGCCGACGCTCCATATGATCCCTACGTTCCCAAGAACGGTGCCCCCGGAGAGGACAACTCCAAGACGGGCAACCTGCAGCGA CAAATCGATGAGACAGTCAAGGTGATGCACGATAACATGAACAAAGTCGCGCAGCGTGGCCAGAACCTCGATGCTCTGCAGGACAAGACCAACAACCTGGCTGAGTCGGCTCAAGATTTCCGTCGTGGTGCCAACAGAGTTCGCAAGGCAATGTGGTGGAAAGACATGAAGATGCGAGTCTGTATTGTTGTCGGAatcatcctcctcctagTCGTTATTATCGTTCCCTCTGGTACGTTTCTGAGCGCCCTCGATCATCCAAGTTAA